The window TTGGTGTGTGATGTTTAATTTGATAAAGAATTTCTCCATTTTCTGAGATCACACCACATTTTATATTGGTGCCCCCCACATCGATGCCCAAATATTTCTGCATTCTCCTTTGAAGTTTACAAAACTAATTTAATCAGAATTCAGCACTTATAAAAGATTCTATGCATAAAGCAGCCTCCTGCAGAAGGCCTTAATTTCTATACATTTTATTTCTTTTACAGTTACACCAGAGCTAAAATAAGTAAAATTTTAGGAGAGCTGCTACTAAAATGCAGAAGCAAATATTACAAAAATATCATCACACAGAATTTTATATACAGAAAAACGGGTGGATGTATTAAACAAACGGTTGCGGTATATTTAACTTTTTGTTAACTTTTTTTTCGCCTTGTAGACTCACGTATCACTAATTCAGTACGTAATTCCTCTCTCTTAACAATAATGTCTTCCTCGTCGCCCAAATCAATCTGCTGGAGCAGCAGGTTGGTGGAGAGCTTGCCCATCTCATAACCCGGCTGTGCAACTGTTGTCATGGGAGGATCAATCAGTGAGGTGATAGGCTCATCACTGAATCCAATGATGGCGACATCTTCCGGGATGTTGTATCCCGCTTCTTTCAGGGCTTTCATAGCGCCAATTGCCAGCGGATCGTTAGCAGCAAAAATGGCATCTGGTTTAATACCTTTCTGTAGCAGCTCCCGCATGGCCTTGCCGCCCTCTTCAATCGTGAGTCCGGCATTGACCACATAATCCGGATTTGCGGTAAATCCAAAATCATCCAGGGCCTTCAGATAACCTTCTTTTCTGCTGTGGCTGATCATCAGGTTTTCCGGTCCTGCAAAGTGCGCAATGTTCTTACGCCCTTCCCTGATTAGGTGTTCAGTAGCACGATAGGCTCCACCAAAATCATCTACCACCACGGAGCTGGCCTCCAGGCCATCCACCATTCTATCGAAAAATACAATGGGTACTCCCTTGTTGATCAGATTCTGAAAATGGCGGGTATCGCTTGTATCCTGCGCAACAGAAACCAACATGCCATCCACGCGGCTGCCCATCAGTGCCTGCACACTTAGTACTTCCCGTTCAAACGATTCATTCGACTGACAGATAATTACCTGATATCCAGCATCATTGGCCACATCTTCAATACCTGCAATTACAGTTGAAAAAAAGTGATGCACAATCTGCGGAATTACCACGCCTATGGTATGGGTGCGGCTTTTGCGCAAACTTAATGCAACTGAATTAGGCTGATAATCAAGCTCCTGCGCAAGTTCCCGAACAGCCTGTTTGGTGGCCGGACTAATGTCAGGATGGTCTTTAAGAGCTCTTGATACCGTAGAGGGTGATATCTTCAGCGCTTTGGCTATATCTTTGATTGTAATTTGTGCTGACTTCATCTCAATTTTTCTAATGCTTGAATGTAACTTAAAAAACACTAAAAAAGAAAAAAATTCATGAAAGCTGTACAGCTTCGTGAAAAGGCTGTTTCAGCATAAAGTTCCCCTTTTCTATTGTTTTAAAGGCGTTATTGGCTCAACATCAATAACATAGCAGCTGGAATAGCTTAAAAAAATATATTGGATAAGCTAATAAAAAATATAGCTGGCGGAGGTATAAATACAGACTACTTTTAGAATTTTAAGCCAATCTCACCATTTAAAACGATATAATAATATCAAAGCCCAATATTCGATCCTTAAATTAATAATAGTGGGTGAGCTTGTTCCTATACAATGGTGCAGCCTGCTTATATCCGAATCTGCTGAATTACAGCAACCTACAATCAACACCTGGCTCATCTGATATATTTGTGCAGCTATAAAAAGGGTAACAAACTGAATTACTATTTGACAACAGCTGT of the Flammeovirgaceae bacterium 311 genome contains:
- a CDS encoding transcriptional regulator, laci family protein (COG1609 Transcriptional regulators) — translated: MKSAQITIKDIAKALKISPSTVSRALKDHPDISPATKQAVRELAQELDYQPNSVALSLRKSRTHTIGVVIPQIVHHFFSTVIAGIEDVANDAGYQVIICQSNESFEREVLSVQALMGSRVDGMLVSVAQDTSDTRHFQNLINKGVPIVFFDRMVDGLEASSVVVDDFGGAYRATEHLIREGRKNIAHFAGPENLMISHSRKEGYLKALDDFGFTANPDYVVNAGLTIEEGGKAMRELLQKGIKPDAIFAANDPLAIGAMKALKEAGYNIPEDVAIIGFSDEPITSLIDPPMTTVAQPGYEMGKLSTNLLLQQIDLGDEEDIIVKREELRTELVIRESTRRKKS